A region of Vitis riparia cultivar Riparia Gloire de Montpellier isolate 1030 chromosome 1, EGFV_Vit.rip_1.0, whole genome shotgun sequence DNA encodes the following proteins:
- the LOC117923416 gene encoding uncharacterized protein LOC117923416: protein MQRGMAAESIYKERCIAVDDGGSWGKYMSISGSPDDEYDIISEECLLTVDENREGQAAAFGDDIAIGCLATEFKREIFVVRRHWSLSSFLFSLFFAYARLLGILILSSQIFSYPIKLMKLNYEEERDP from the exons ATGCAGAg AGGAATGGCAGCAGAGTCTATTTACAAAGAGAGATGTATTGCTGTGGACGACGGCGGGAGTTGGGGCAAATACATGTCTATCTCTGGTTCTCCTGATGATGAATATGACATCATCTCCGAGGAGTGTTTATTGACTGTAGATGAGAATAGAGAAGGTCAGGCAGCGGCTTTTGGAGATGATATAGCCATTGGATGTCTTGCCACAGAGTTCAAGCGAGAGATATTTGTTGTAAGAAGACATTGGTCCCTTAGTTCGTTCCTATTTTCCTTGTTCTTTGCATATGCCCGTTTGCTTGGAATTCTGATTTTATCTTCTCAAATCTTTTCTTATCCAATtaagttaatgaaattaaattatgaagaagaaagagaCCCATAA